The Candidatus Flexicrinis proximus nucleotide sequence CTTGAGTATTCAAACCATAAAGAGCGCCAAAGTGAACTCATCGGGCTACATAGCAATCAATTTCCATTTGTCGCAGAAACTACCGTAACTCGAGGCATAAGTCTTGGATTCGATTATTTGTGTCTCTCTGAATGGTCAATCCTTCGCGCCGGCCTGTTTGAGGCACCTAACGCTTTCACAGAATGGGTTGGTAAAATTAACGTCCATGGTCTATTTGGCAGCACAGACGCTATTTCGAAGTATTCTGCCCGATATGTTGAGGTATCAATCGCTGGTCTCGTGGAGCCCCTTTCTGAGAATCCACTAGGTTTTGCTGCAGTTGAGATATTCTCAACCGCAATTCAAGTATTTAGTGGCACTCAATGATGGATTCTCGACCCCGGCCCATCACCGGTTCTTTGTTTATGCCAGTGCCCCTCCATCCGCAGCAGCGCACGCGCCTGTGACATGATGTTCGGCGAGGTGATGCCGTACACCGCCTTGATCTCCCCGGTTTGTCAGCCCTTCACGTTGCCGTCCAGCAACTTCCGCGAGCTCGGCGCGGGGCTGGCAGACTTTGGCTCACGGAATGGTTCCGGCGGGGGAAGCTGAGGCTGCTCCGGCTTGTCTTCGCGGATCGGCTCGAAGTCGTCTTCGTAGATACCCGACAGGATTTCCAGTATCTTGGTTCTCGTTCTAGACACCCTGTCGGCGAGGCGTACTTCCCGTAGTTCTGTTCGAGTACCGTCTGGTATTTCCCTCTGCGGCACTTGTTTGGGCCGTCGCCACCTGGCGCCCTGTTCGCCGCGGCGTTCCAGCGCGATGTCCTGCCGCACCGTCTCGCCGGTCGCCATGTTGATGATCGCAGGGAGAACGCCGAGAATCACGGCGGTGATCTGTGTCACATTGACCTGGCCGATGCGAATACCCTCTACTGCTTCACTTGCAGCCACCAGACTGGCGCAGACGTTGAGCGCCATCTCGGTCAGCCTCACCGATCCGAGCGGACGGATCGCGCCGCTGGTCGCAGCTGGCTTGTATGTCGGCGCGGCAGCCCGCGAACAGATACTCGGGCAGGAATGGGAAAGTCCCGTCCGAACTGGCTGGATAACGCTTCCTGAATTGGTACTACGATCAAAACCGAAACAGGTGGACAATAAGGCGTATCCCACAGGAAGGTCGAAAATGAAACGTTTTGCTTGGTTCAGCTTCTGGCTGGCGGCTGCGATCTGGGGGTCGTCGTTCTTGCTCATTCGCGTCGGCGTAGAGCAACTTACCCCGACAGGTCGCGTTCATCCGTTGCGTGATCGCGGCCGTCGGGCTGAATGCGGTGATGCTGAGGCGCGGCAAACGCTATCCGACAGATCCCAGAATCTGGGTCGCGATTGTGCTGGTCGGTATCGGCAACGCATCGCTGCCCTACTGGCTGATCGGCCTGAGCGAGCAGATCATCACCAGTTCTCTGGCGAGCGTGATTCAAGCAACGGTACCGCTGTTCTCGCTGGTGATCGCGCATTTCATGCTGGCTGACGAACGCATCACCCCGCCAAAGATCGCCGGATTAGTCCTCGGCTTCATCGGCGTATCGGTGCTTGCGCTGCGTCAGGGGAGCCTGAGCGGTGAAATGACCGGCGTGCTGCTGATGGTTCTGGGCTCGTTCTTCTACGGATTGTTTGCGGTCTTTAACCGCCGCACGCCAGTCGAGCCGCGTTGAACCGATCGTGATTGCCGGTTCAACTTTCATCATCTCAACGATTTCCGCGCTGGGGATTGTCCTGATCGAGCCGGCGCTCGGCATAGCGGGCGCCAACGACGTGCCGATCA carries:
- a CDS encoding EamA family transporter; this encodes MIAAVGLNAVMLRRGKRYPTDPRIWVAIVLVGIGNASLPYWLIGLSEQIITSSLASVIQATVPLFSLVIAHFMLADERITPPKIAGLVLGFIGVSVLALRQGSLSGEMTGVLLMVLGSFFYGLFAVFNRRTPVEPR